One Trachemys scripta elegans isolate TJP31775 chromosome 4, CAS_Tse_1.0, whole genome shotgun sequence genomic region harbors:
- the CEND1 gene encoding cell cycle exit and neuronal differentiation protein 1 has protein sequence MESKGSTRSGSKPDAKAASSGKQEKPNPGPAMNADKKETPSKEQPTPVATTKKAASEAPALNNHSNLKPSPAAPEVQEATGQSPDSEHKGNGAEESSGSVFDNVKPLAIVGGVVMAAIAVILGVAFLARKK, from the coding sequence ATGGAATCTAAAGGAAGCACCCGAAGCGGAAGCAAACCTGATGCCAAGGCCGCCAGCTCTGGAAAGCAGGAGAAGCCCAACCCCGGGCCTGCTATGAATGCAGACAAGAAGGAAACCCCCTCCAAGGAGCAGCCCACCCCTGTGGCCACAACGAAGAAGGCAGCCAGCGAGGCTCCTGCACTGAATAACCACAGCAATCTGAAACCCAGCCCTGCGGCCCCGGAGGTGCAAGAGGCCACCGGCCAGTCCCCTGACTCTGAGCACAAGGGAAACGGCGCGGAGGAATCCTCAGGCAGCGTCTTCGATAACGTGaagccattggccattgttggaggtGTGGTGATGGCTGCCATTGCTGTAATTCTGGGAGTGGCGTTCCTAGCCCGGAAAAAATGA